One genomic region from Spirosoma sp. KCTC 42546 encodes:
- a CDS encoding SDR family NAD(P)-dependent oxidoreductase, with protein MWLENKKIVVIGGTTGMGLSAALAFVREGAQVVVVGRNSESCTEAEKQLDGNGLAMSGDASDPQTAPKAIALCQQIFGGFDGLYHVAGGSGRRFGDGPLHDITLDGWNYTVNLNLTSLMLSNQAAVRAFRAQSSGGVILNMGSVLGSRPSPTYFATHAYAAMKSAVIGFTKSVAAYYANDNIRVNVLAPALVETPMAQRATNDDTILAFTKTKQPLDGGRIGHPDDLDGAAVYFMSDYSAFTTGQVLTVDGGWSVSEGQV; from the coding sequence ATGTGGTTAGAAAATAAAAAGATTGTCGTCATCGGGGGTACAACAGGTATGGGCCTGTCGGCTGCGTTGGCGTTCGTGCGGGAGGGAGCACAGGTGGTTGTCGTTGGGCGTAATTCAGAAAGCTGCACAGAAGCCGAAAAACAGCTCGATGGCAATGGACTGGCCATGTCGGGGGATGCCTCCGATCCACAAACAGCGCCAAAAGCTATAGCCCTGTGTCAGCAGATTTTTGGTGGTTTCGACGGCTTATACCACGTAGCCGGTGGCAGTGGCCGACGGTTCGGTGATGGTCCTCTTCATGATATTACGCTTGATGGCTGGAATTACACGGTTAACCTTAACCTGACGTCATTGATGCTATCGAATCAGGCGGCTGTCCGGGCGTTTCGGGCACAGAGTAGTGGCGGTGTTATTCTGAATATGGGTTCTGTATTAGGGTCCCGGCCCTCACCCACCTATTTTGCGACTCATGCCTACGCAGCCATGAAATCGGCTGTGATTGGCTTCACGAAGTCAGTAGCGGCCTATTATGCCAATGATAACATTCGCGTTAATGTACTAGCGCCAGCACTGGTCGAGACCCCAATGGCCCAACGAGCCACCAATGACGATACAATCCTGGCCTTTACCAAAACCAAGCAACCTCTTGATGGTGGACGTATCGGCCATCCCGACGATCTGGATGGAGCAGCCGTTTATTTCATGTCTGATTATTCAGCCTTTACAACTGGCCAGGTGCTCACCGTTGATGGGGGCTGGAGTGTTAGTGAAGGCCAAGTATGA
- a CDS encoding Gfo/Idh/MocA family protein: MQRIAMLGGGFIGRFYAESIHGQRSRDKVVAIYARRQETADKFKADYGCEFASTDMEEIIANPDVDMVCIALPNNIHETAVNLCAKHKKSVVCTKPLGRTGEEALRMMKTVEEAGIFAGYLEDLCYTPKFLKSLESVKNGALGRILWAKSRETHPGPHSDWFWDKEQAGGGCMLDLGCHCVEIARNFIGKDVKPVEVMCWAATQVKPIDAEDHAIALVKYENGAIGQFEVSWTFRGGMDLRDEVMGTEGTIWINNFLRTGFEMFTTGKGGDYIAEKAESNSGWLFPVGDEVNDLGYNHMFTDMFKSQEEGRDPAETFYDGYVVNAVLDAAYKSAETKQWEKVHLPVWRGQEGLKPESTLVEYDADHYLIKQEMTHDGRNKVILKEKASGKIIERDIV, encoded by the coding sequence ATGCAACGTATTGCCATGCTTGGGGGCGGCTTCATTGGCCGCTTCTATGCCGAATCCATCCACGGTCAGCGCAGCCGCGACAAAGTGGTAGCCATTTATGCCCGTCGTCAGGAAACTGCCGATAAATTTAAAGCCGACTACGGCTGTGAGTTTGCGTCGACCGATATGGAAGAAATCATTGCCAATCCTGATGTGGATATGGTTTGTATCGCTCTGCCCAACAACATTCATGAAACAGCGGTCAATTTGTGCGCGAAACACAAGAAATCAGTGGTTTGTACAAAACCATTAGGCCGCACGGGCGAAGAAGCCCTGCGTATGATGAAAACCGTTGAAGAAGCGGGAATTTTTGCCGGTTATCTGGAAGATCTCTGCTACACACCTAAGTTCCTGAAATCGCTGGAGAGCGTTAAAAATGGCGCTCTGGGCCGAATTCTCTGGGCAAAATCCCGCGAAACCCACCCCGGCCCTCACTCCGACTGGTTCTGGGACAAAGAGCAGGCCGGTGGCGGTTGCATGCTCGATTTAGGTTGCCACTGCGTTGAAATAGCCCGGAATTTTATCGGGAAAGATGTAAAACCCGTTGAAGTCATGTGTTGGGCCGCTACGCAGGTAAAACCCATCGACGCCGAAGATCACGCTATTGCTTTAGTGAAATACGAAAACGGGGCCATCGGCCAGTTTGAAGTAAGCTGGACTTTCCGGGGTGGTATGGACCTGCGCGACGAAGTGATGGGAACCGAAGGCACGATCTGGATCAATAACTTCCTGCGGACGGGCTTTGAGATGTTTACAACCGGCAAAGGGGGTGATTATATAGCCGAAAAAGCAGAATCCAATTCGGGCTGGCTCTTTCCAGTTGGCGATGAAGTAAATGACCTTGGCTATAATCACATGTTTACCGACATGTTCAAATCGCAGGAAGAAGGTCGTGACCCCGCCGAAACCTTCTACGATGGCTATGTAGTAAACGCCGTATTGGACGCAGCCTACAAATCGGCCGAAACCAAGCAGTGGGAAAAAGTACACCTACCCGTCTGGCGTGGTCAGGAAGGCCTCAAACCCGAATCGACGCTAGTTGAGTACGATGCGGATCATTACCTGATCAAACAGGAAATGACCCACGACGGCCGGAACAAGGTGATTCTGAAAGAGAAAGCCAGCGGAAAGATTATTGAACGGGATATTGTGTAA
- a CDS encoding isoamylase early set domain-containing protein, translated as MAVAKQFLKSKPLAKVTFELSAEAVNGAKTVALAGEFNSWDPSAQVLKKQKDGSYKTTVELPVGGEYQYRYILDGTTWTNDWAADKYVASGVSSDENSVVVL; from the coding sequence ATGGCAGTTGCCAAACAATTTCTAAAAAGCAAACCGCTTGCAAAAGTAACGTTTGAATTGTCGGCTGAGGCCGTCAACGGCGCAAAAACGGTCGCTCTGGCCGGTGAATTTAATAGCTGGGACCCTAGTGCCCAGGTTCTGAAGAAGCAGAAAGATGGTTCGTACAAAACGACCGTTGAACTGCCAGTGGGTGGCGAGTATCAATACCGCTACATTTTAGATGGTACGACCTGGACGAACGATTGGGCTGCTGATAAATACGTAGCCAGTGGCGTTTCTAGCGATGAGAACTCTGTTGTTGTTCTCTAA
- a CDS encoding lipocalin family protein has translation MKHIVFILSVWTVLACSKSDTLTPMDNLVGTWRLTSYCKPTSGSTCTAVTVPTTQSVYVSFGKNGTFTESYENTKPGEYSFLGCGSGKYVIEGDNVRITALCMSSLGGKLMPVVSITAKQLVLNPFGTGEYIFVR, from the coding sequence ATGAAACACATTGTATTTATCCTGTCTGTATGGACCGTTCTGGCTTGTTCTAAATCAGATACATTAACGCCAATGGATAATCTCGTAGGCACCTGGCGATTAACTTCTTATTGCAAGCCTACCAGTGGGTCAACCTGTACGGCTGTCACGGTACCTACTACCCAGAGTGTGTATGTCTCATTCGGCAAGAATGGAACCTTTACGGAATCGTATGAAAATACGAAACCGGGGGAGTATAGTTTTCTGGGTTGTGGTAGTGGTAAATACGTTATCGAGGGAGATAATGTACGAATTACGGCTTTATGTATGTCGTCTCTAGGAGGGAAGCTAATGCCCGTGGTTTCAATTACTGCGAAGCAACTTGTATTGAATCCATTTGGTACGGGTGAGTATATTTTTGTCAGGTAG
- a CDS encoding AAA family ATPase, whose product MTTGLVFGKFMPVHTGHLALIEFARKQCDQLIVSMTISPDDIISPDIRFQWLTELLAPYSTIEVVAETNEFHDPTLPLWEVTKLWAAFIKRRFPEVSVFFSSEDYAIPLAHHSGLRHVSFDPPRQQVPVSATLIRQQPARYWEFIPAIVRPYFVKKICLYGPESVGKTTMARQLAADYHTIFVPEMARDLITSNEFTLDDFVRIGYAQTEAVWQAEKLANRVLFCDTDVITTQIYSDVYLHDVPPVLYELELQVHYDAYIMLAIDVPWVADELRDQGHRRSEMQARFREELDRRNLPYYFVSGSYSERMDTVSRITQKLLYGA is encoded by the coding sequence ATGACAACGGGCCTGGTTTTTGGGAAGTTTATGCCGGTCCATACGGGGCATTTGGCGCTGATTGAATTCGCCCGAAAGCAATGCGATCAACTCATCGTGTCGATGACCATTTCGCCCGATGACATAATTTCTCCTGATATCCGATTTCAATGGCTGACGGAATTACTAGCTCCTTATTCTACCATAGAGGTTGTTGCGGAAACGAATGAGTTTCACGATCCAACCTTGCCGTTGTGGGAGGTTACCAAATTGTGGGCCGCTTTTATTAAACGACGTTTTCCGGAAGTGAGCGTGTTTTTTTCGTCGGAGGACTATGCGATTCCCTTAGCGCATCATTCGGGGTTACGGCACGTTTCCTTTGATCCTCCTCGTCAGCAGGTTCCTGTTTCGGCTACACTGATTCGGCAACAGCCAGCCCGGTACTGGGAGTTTATTCCAGCTATAGTACGTCCTTATTTCGTTAAAAAAATATGTTTGTACGGCCCCGAGAGCGTTGGTAAAACCACGATGGCCCGCCAGTTAGCTGCCGACTACCATACGATTTTTGTTCCCGAAATGGCTCGTGATCTAATTACCTCCAACGAGTTTACACTAGACGATTTTGTGCGAATAGGCTACGCACAAACGGAAGCCGTATGGCAAGCGGAGAAACTGGCGAACCGGGTTCTATTTTGCGATACGGACGTTATTACAACGCAGATCTATTCGGACGTTTATCTGCATGACGTGCCGCCTGTATTGTATGAATTGGAGCTTCAGGTACACTATGATGCCTATATTATGTTAGCTATTGATGTTCCCTGGGTTGCCGATGAGCTACGCGATCAGGGACATCGCCGATCTGAAATGCAGGCTCGCTTTCGGGAGGAGCTTGACCGCCGAAACTTACCTTACTATTTTGTAAGTGGCTCATATTCAGAACGCATGGATACAGTAAGTAGAATTACGCAAAAGCTGCTCTATGGCGCTTAA
- the pnuC gene encoding nicotinamide riboside transporter PnuC, translated as MPNFFDIHTIFFTLWDYPMSYLEFFGVVSGSAATWLAAKAHVWSWPIGAASVLLFFFLFYQIQLYPDMFLQVFFFVTNLQGWWRWTHPTVDEADQRNELRITRLVGRPLVLVLLGGVVATGIMGTFAQNLHVWFPVMFSKPSAFPYLDSFTTVMSIIGTFMMIHKKLECWWVWLVIDIISTYMYFNKGVKLVGVEYAIFCLIAFQGAWHWTREYRSYPVQTALK; from the coding sequence ATGCCCAACTTTTTTGACATCCATACCATTTTCTTTACGTTATGGGATTACCCCATGAGTTATCTGGAGTTCTTCGGTGTGGTCAGTGGATCGGCGGCTACCTGGCTGGCGGCCAAAGCGCATGTCTGGAGTTGGCCCATTGGAGCCGCCAGTGTACTGCTTTTTTTCTTTCTGTTCTATCAGATCCAACTGTATCCAGATATGTTTTTGCAGGTGTTTTTCTTCGTAACCAACCTACAGGGCTGGTGGCGCTGGACACACCCAACCGTTGATGAAGCCGATCAACGGAATGAACTTCGCATTACCCGGTTAGTAGGACGCCCGTTGGTACTGGTCTTGCTTGGTGGTGTGGTGGCTACCGGAATCATGGGCACGTTTGCGCAGAATCTGCATGTCTGGTTTCCGGTCATGTTTAGCAAACCCAGCGCTTTTCCGTATCTGGATTCGTTCACGACGGTTATGAGCATTATTGGTACGTTTATGATGATCCATAAAAAACTGGAATGCTGGTGGGTATGGCTGGTCATTGATATCATCAGCACGTATATGTACTTTAATAAGGGCGTGAAGTTGGTGGGCGTGGAGTATGCTATTTTCTGTCTGATTGCCTTTCAGGGTGCCTGGCACTGGACACGGGAGTACCGAAGCTATCCGGTACAAACCGCTTTAAAGTAG